CGTACGACAGCCTTCCCGCCGGGGAAGTTCCCCTGGTCCCGCTGGCACTCGCCAGCCAACAGGTCCACGGAATGCCCCGGAAACGTGGAATATTCGGCGCCGAGGCACGCATCCAGCGGGAGATGCGCACCGTCCAGCTCCTCACCCGACAGGTACTGCCGGCAATTCCGGCCGCCAGGCTCATCAATGGCCTCCAGTCCCCCGCAGACAACAGCCACATCGACCATGCTGTGCTGTCCGGGTACCGGCTGGCGCTGATCGGCTCCATGCTGCTGCCCAAAGGCGCCTATGCCTGGGACGGCCGGACCCTGAACCACGGGGGCCGTGCCATCCCCCCGCCGCAGCTCGCGCACGTGGTGCGCGCCATGCAGGACATCTTCCCGGAGCTGAATGTCACAGGCTGGACCGTGGTGCTCAGTCCGGGCGGCAACCTCCATGAGCCGGTGATCGACAACCACCGCCGGTCAGCAGGCGGGCTGGAGGCCGTACAGGTGGTTAATGCCGCAGGGATGGTCCGCGGCCTCAAGGAATTCCTCGCCGCCGGGCCGGCCCCCAATACGGTGAACGTTCCGGTGCTGGCCAGGCTGCTGCGCGGCATGCACTGACCCCGGACGGCCTGGACCCGCAACGGTCGCTAGGATGGAAGCGTGTTCCGCATCCTTTTCCACGCCCCCGAAATCCCCGGCAATACCGGCAACGCCATCAGGCTGGCAGCCATCACCGGGGCCGAACTGCACCTCGTGGAACCGCTCGGCTTCGACTTTTCGGATGCGAAGCTCCGCCGGGCCGGACTCGACTACCACGACCTCGCCGTCGTCACTGTGCACCCGAGCATCGAGGACGCGTGGCGGCACCTGAAGCCGGAACGGGTATACGCCTTTACTTCGGACGGAGCCGCCAGCTACACGGACATCTCCTACCAGCCGGGTGACGTCCTGATGTTCGGGCGGGAATCCGTGGGCCTGCCGCCGGAACTGAAGGCGGATCCCCATGTCACATCCACCGTCCGGTTGCCCATGCTGCCGGCACTGCGCTCCCTGAACCTGGCCAACGCCGCATCCATTGCCGTGTACGAGGCCTGGCGCCAGCAGGGGTTCGCCGGCGCCCGGATCTGACCTGCGCGGTTCAGGCACACCCTCGGCGGGCCGCTTCTTTTTCCCAGCCAACCCATCCGCCCCTGCTGCGGCGTCGAATCACTCCCGACAACATTCCATCGTGTTCAAGGAGCTGCAGGTGACATTGCTGGAGTCACGTTCCAGGACCTCCCGCAGCAGCCGGGGCGGCTCTGCTGAGGATTCACGGTCCGGAGACTTATGCTTGGTAGTAATGGAAACCCCCAATGCCCCGCATCCCGAGGCGCCGCATTCCCAAGCCCCGCATTCCGAGGCCCGTGCCGCGGTGACAGATCCTCCGGCCGACCTCAGCCACCGGCTTTCAGTCCTGCTGGACAGCATAGGCCGGGGCGACCAGGCAGCCTTCGCCGAGTTCTACCAGCTCACGTCGCGCCGGGTTTTCGGTATGGCCCGCCGCGTGCTGATCGACCCCGAACTCAGCGAAGACACCACGCAGGAAGTCTTCCTCCAGGTATGGCAGAACGCGGCGAAATTCGATCCCAAAGCCGGGAGCCCGCTCTCCTGGCTGATGACCATTTCGCACCGCCGTGCCGTGGACAGGGTCCGGTCCTCCCAGTCCTCCACTGATCGCGAGGCCAAATACGGCGCCAGCACCCAGGACATCGACCACGACACAGTGTCTGACCAGGTGGGGAGCAGGCTGGAAGCCGAGTCCGTGGTCCGTTGCCTTGGAACGCTGACCGAGACGCAGCAGGAGTCGGTGCGCCTGGCCTACTACGGCGGCCTCACATACCGGGAAGTTGCCGAGCGCCTGAACGCAGCAGTACCGACCATAAAATCCCGGATCCGTGACGGATTACTCCGGCTGAAGACCTGTTTGGAGGTGAGTTGAGATGAGTGACATGAACCACGGCCGCAACGGCCGTTCCGGTTCGTTTGGCGACACCGTGGCCATGGACCTGGCTTCCGGCCGGGCCGTGGAACTGGCGGAACTGTATGCCCTGGACGCGGTGACCGACGAAGAACGCCGGGCGATCGAGCAGTACATCTCGGCTGCCCCGGCAGCGGAACGTACCGCCTTTTTCGACCGGGTACGCCAAGCGAGGGAAACTTTGGCCAGGACCTTCCGGGTTGAGGAAGAGCCACCGGCCAACCTCTTCGACCGCATCGTTGCCCAACTTCCTGCACAGGGCAGCCAACCTGAAGAGGACGCCCCGGCCGCAGCTGCAGGGCCTGCCGCCACGCCCGCCGGGGACGAGCTCGCCAAGGCGCGGCAGCGCCGTGCAGAACGGCGCCGGCCTTCCGGTAGCCGCCGCTGGCTCGCCGGAGTGGCCGCGGCAGCCGCCATCGCCCTCGGCGGGGTTGGAGTGGGTTCGTACCTGGCGGACCAGAACGATCCCGTCAACCAGGTGGTACGGGCCGGGGACCTGCGGGAAGCCTCGGTGGATGTGGCCGGCGGCGGTACCGCCACCCTGCTCATTTCTTCATCCGAGGATGCCGCCGTTGTCAAGATGAATGGCGTTCCCGCACCGCCCGCGGGCAAGGTGTACCAGATGTGGCTGATCCCCAAGGATGGTTCGGCGCCCGTATCACAGGGCCTGATGGACGAAGAAGCCCTCTCCAAGCCGGCTGTGGTGGAAGGGATCTCCTCCGCAGCAGCGCTGGGGATCACCGTTGAACCGGTGGGCGGGTCCAAGTCGCCGACGCTGCCCACGGTGGCCGCCGCACGCTTGGGTGCGTAGGGACAGGCTCCCGCACCATCCGAAAGCGTCCCGTTCCATCTTCCGGCAGGAAATGGTGCGGGGCGCTTTTGCGTGTGGTCAGCCGGGAAAGTTGTCAGAAGCCGGCGATAGTTCCCGGACCGTTGACCGCAACCACATGGAATGCCTCGGCGCTTCGTCCCTCCACCAGGCCGGCCCGTTCGGCATTGAACTTCATGCCCCGGCGGACGGTAGCCTCCATCGCCTCCACGTCGGGATGCTGGCTGACGTGGACATGGATGGCGCGGAGCTTGGACTCCACGTGCTCTGTGACGTCCACAAAATGGTTCTCCCGTTCCTCCGGCCCGGCATAGAGCCACAGCCATGGCAATTTGTAGGCCTCCAGGCCGGCTTCGGCCAGTTCAGGGTAGGCGAATGGATTCTCCAACGCCGGGTAAACGGCGCGGGTCACGGCCTCCCCTACCGCCAGATGGTCGGGGTGGCTCTTCTGGATGCGCTTCCAGCTCCGTTCCGGGTGCATTGAAAGCACGACGTCGGGACGGATTTCCCGGATCAGCTTCACCACGCCCTTCATCACCTCGTGCGACGCCTCGAGGTAGCCGTCCCGCTGGTGAAGGTAGTGGATGTCAGTGACTCCCACCAGCTCGGCGGCCCGGCGCTGTTCAGCGCCGCGCAGGGCGATGATGTCC
The Arthrobacter sp. PGP41 genome window above contains:
- a CDS encoding J domain-containing protein is translated as MTESSSSYYQVLRVPVTATEKEIKVAYRRAARTAHPDHGGDAAAFRRVTRAYETLIDPIRRKAYDRSYAAGTVRGDESDREPHFDAPPAGSRASATVHRPGNARNTAGDPPVYVPAYDSLPAGEVPLVPLALASQQVHGMPRKRGIFGAEARIQREMRTVQLLTRQVLPAIPAARLINGLQSPADNSHIDHAVLSGYRLALIGSMLLPKGAYAWDGRTLNHGGRAIPPPQLAHVVRAMQDIFPELNVTGWTVVLSPGGNLHEPVIDNHRRSAGGLEAVQVVNAAGMVRGLKEFLAAGPAPNTVNVPVLARLLRGMH
- a CDS encoding tRNA (cytidine(34)-2'-O)-methyltransferase: MFRILFHAPEIPGNTGNAIRLAAITGAELHLVEPLGFDFSDAKLRRAGLDYHDLAVVTVHPSIEDAWRHLKPERVYAFTSDGAASYTDISYQPGDVLMFGRESVGLPPELKADPHVTSTVRLPMLPALRSLNLANAASIAVYEAWRQQGFAGARI
- the sigK gene encoding ECF RNA polymerase sigma factor SigK; translation: METPNAPHPEAPHSQAPHSEARAAVTDPPADLSHRLSVLLDSIGRGDQAAFAEFYQLTSRRVFGMARRVLIDPELSEDTTQEVFLQVWQNAAKFDPKAGSPLSWLMTISHRRAVDRVRSSQSSTDREAKYGASTQDIDHDTVSDQVGSRLEAESVVRCLGTLTETQQESVRLAYYGGLTYREVAERLNAAVPTIKSRIRDGLLRLKTCLEVS
- a CDS encoding anti-sigma factor; translated protein: MNHGRNGRSGSFGDTVAMDLASGRAVELAELYALDAVTDEERRAIEQYISAAPAAERTAFFDRVRQARETLARTFRVEEEPPANLFDRIVAQLPAQGSQPEEDAPAAAAGPAATPAGDELAKARQRRAERRRPSGSRRWLAGVAAAAAIALGGVGVGSYLADQNDPVNQVVRAGDLREASVDVAGGGTATLLISSSEDAAVVKMNGVPAPPAGKVYQMWLIPKDGSAPVSQGLMDEEALSKPAVVEGISSAAALGITVEPVGGSKSPTLPTVAAARLGA
- a CDS encoding PIG-L deacetylase family protein, giving the protein MASSPAQEQSPFNPDIHRIGRVLCFAAHPDDIDFGAAGTIAGWTAAGVHVSYCIMTDGDAGGFDPAHRADIIALRGAEQRRAAELVGVTDIHYLHQRDGYLEASHEVMKGVVKLIREIRPDVVLSMHPERSWKRIQKSHPDHLAVGEAVTRAVYPALENPFAYPELAEAGLEAYKLPWLWLYAGPEERENHFVDVTEHVESKLRAIHVHVSQHPDVEAMEATVRRGMKFNAERAGLVEGRSAEAFHVVAVNGPGTIAGF